One Cellulosimicrobium protaetiae genomic region harbors:
- a CDS encoding PLP-dependent aminotransferase family protein, translating to MTTDQTNSLPAARPGTMAELAWEALLDLGTGPGSRVERLERAVRDAVHTGRIPAGAALPPSRQLAESLGVSRWVVTEAYGQLVAEGFLDARTGSATRVSTAAGVGARSTSPRGTGAHGEWPTSPAGTTARAGRGGPGGSREGRAADGRPARAVVDAGRTDTGRTRTARARFDLAPGVPDLRHVPRDAWLRAARDALGSSTGTASNDDLGQPSPAGHPHARAVVADHLRRARVAAAADDAVVLTRGATDGIARVATALVEAGHTHLLVEDPSWSVLRDVAARVGLTPVPVPVDDAGADVDALVAASRRTGARAALLTPAHQFPTGSALAPERREAVVAWARAVDGLLVEDDYDAEFRYDRRPVAALQQLDPERVVLLGSVSKTMSPAFGVGWMVVPARWRESVMRAATLHGSTAAPSTVDQLTFARFVASGGYDRHLRAARGRYRRRRDAVLDALARELPGAAVRGIAAGMHALLSLPGSPDGPAPDAAHVVREAARREVTVADLRRYQVRPAERSTTLVLGYGNLADARVDEALARLSDAVRAAARPGAGG from the coding sequence ATGACCACCGACCAGACCAATTCGCTCCCAGCGGCTCGTCCGGGGACGATGGCGGAGCTCGCCTGGGAGGCGCTGCTCGACCTGGGGACGGGGCCGGGCTCGCGCGTCGAACGGCTCGAGCGCGCGGTCCGCGACGCGGTGCACACCGGCCGCATCCCGGCCGGGGCGGCGCTGCCGCCGAGCCGACAGCTCGCGGAGTCGCTCGGCGTCTCGCGCTGGGTCGTCACGGAGGCGTACGGCCAGCTCGTCGCCGAGGGCTTCCTCGACGCGCGCACCGGGTCGGCGACCCGCGTCTCCACCGCCGCCGGCGTCGGCGCCCGATCGACGAGCCCCAGGGGAACGGGTGCGCACGGCGAGTGGCCCACGAGCCCGGCGGGAACGACGGCGCGCGCGGGTCGTGGCGGGCCTGGCGGGAGCCGCGAGGGACGAGCGGCGGATGGTCGACCCGCGCGCGCCGTCGTGGACGCCGGGCGGACCGACACCGGCAGAACCCGCACCGCGCGCGCCCGGTTCGACCTCGCGCCCGGCGTGCCCGACCTCCGGCACGTGCCGCGCGACGCGTGGCTGCGGGCGGCGCGCGACGCGCTCGGTTCCTCGACCGGTACCGCGTCGAACGACGACCTCGGCCAGCCCTCCCCCGCCGGGCACCCGCACGCGCGGGCCGTCGTCGCCGACCACCTGCGCCGGGCGCGGGTCGCCGCCGCGGCGGACGACGCCGTCGTGCTCACGCGCGGCGCGACCGACGGGATCGCGCGCGTCGCGACGGCGCTCGTCGAGGCGGGTCACACGCACCTCCTCGTCGAGGACCCGAGCTGGTCCGTGCTGCGCGACGTCGCGGCGCGCGTCGGGCTCACGCCCGTCCCGGTCCCCGTGGACGACGCGGGCGCGGACGTCGACGCGCTCGTCGCGGCGTCGCGCCGGACCGGGGCGCGGGCGGCGCTGCTCACGCCGGCGCACCAGTTCCCCACCGGCTCCGCGCTGGCGCCCGAGCGGCGCGAGGCCGTCGTCGCGTGGGCTCGTGCCGTCGACGGTCTCCTGGTCGAGGACGACTACGACGCCGAGTTCCGGTACGACCGCCGGCCCGTCGCCGCGCTCCAGCAGCTCGACCCCGAGCGTGTGGTGCTGCTGGGGTCGGTGAGCAAGACGATGAGCCCGGCGTTCGGCGTCGGGTGGATGGTCGTGCCCGCGCGCTGGCGGGAGTCCGTGATGCGGGCGGCCACCCTGCACGGCTCGACGGCGGCACCGTCCACGGTCGACCAGCTCACGTTCGCGCGGTTCGTCGCGTCGGGCGGGTACGACCGGCACCTGCGCGCCGCGCGCGGGCGGTACCGCCGTCGTCGCGACGCCGTGCTCGACGCCCTGGCCCGCGAGCTGCCCGGCGCCGCGGTGCGCGGCATCGCGGCGGGGATGCACGCTCTGCTCTCCCTGCCCGGCTCACCGGACGGCCCCGCCCCCGACGCCGCGCACGTCGTGCGCGAGGCCGCGCGCCGCGAGGTCACGGTCGCCGACCTGCGCCGCTACCAGGTCCGCCCCGCCGAGCGGTCGACGACCCTCGTGCTCGGGTACGGCAACCTGGCCGACGCCCGCGTCGACGAGGCGTTGGCCCGCCTGTCCGACGCGGTCCGCGCCGCCGCTCGTCCTGGGGCAGGAGGCTGA
- a CDS encoding aldo/keto reductase, with product MRYRTIGDGRTSFDVSTLCLGTMNMGTRVDEDTSFAILDRYLEAGGTFLDTANNYSYWAGGHGRDSEDLLGRWLASRGVRDDVRIATKLGAAKKDPALPLQNVEPTNFQGLGADVIGYEAHESLRHLGIDHIDVLYGHVDDYDTAIAETVGAFGKLQAEGVVGITGISNVALWRVVEAREEAQRQGIAPYGLVQQNFTYAYPTPEPGRHNWASYELLDYAASTGVDGRPPLAVTAYSPILQGAYVRRDKPLWDGFDHPTTRERIRLLHEVAGELGATPNQVALAWLLGGEHPVVPIIGPSTLEQLDELLGAADLELDAELRARLDAA from the coding sequence ATGCGGTACCGCACCATCGGCGACGGGCGCACCTCCTTCGACGTGTCGACCCTCTGCCTCGGCACGATGAACATGGGCACGCGCGTCGACGAGGACACGTCGTTCGCGATCCTCGACCGCTACCTCGAGGCAGGCGGCACGTTCCTCGACACCGCGAACAACTACAGCTACTGGGCCGGCGGCCACGGTCGCGACAGCGAGGACCTCCTCGGCCGCTGGCTCGCGAGCCGTGGCGTGCGCGACGACGTCCGCATCGCGACCAAGCTCGGCGCGGCGAAGAAGGACCCCGCCCTGCCGCTGCAGAACGTCGAGCCCACGAACTTCCAGGGGCTCGGCGCCGACGTGATCGGGTACGAGGCGCACGAGAGCCTGCGCCACCTCGGCATCGACCACATCGACGTCCTCTACGGGCACGTCGACGACTACGACACGGCCATCGCCGAGACCGTCGGCGCGTTCGGCAAGCTCCAGGCCGAGGGCGTCGTCGGGATCACGGGCATCTCGAACGTCGCGCTGTGGCGCGTCGTGGAGGCGCGCGAGGAGGCGCAGCGTCAGGGCATCGCGCCCTACGGGCTCGTGCAGCAGAACTTCACGTACGCCTACCCGACGCCCGAGCCGGGACGCCACAACTGGGCGTCGTACGAGCTGCTCGACTACGCGGCCTCGACGGGCGTCGACGGGCGCCCGCCGCTCGCCGTCACCGCCTACTCGCCGATCCTCCAGGGCGCGTACGTGCGCCGCGACAAGCCGCTGTGGGACGGGTTCGACCACCCGACCACGCGCGAGCGCATCCGTCTCCTGCACGAGGTCGCGGGTGAGCTCGGCGCGACGCCGAACCAGGTCGCGCTCGCGTGGCTCCTCGGCGGCGAGCACCCAGTGGTCCCGATCATCGGGCCCAGCACGCTCGAGCAGCTCGACGAGCTCCTGGGTGCGGCCGACCTCGAGCTCGACGCGGAGCTGCGCGCGCGCCTCGACGCGGCCTGA
- a CDS encoding FAD-binding and (Fe-S)-binding domain-containing protein: MRTVVRGAVDSSTRRRAEYSTDASNYRVVPEAVVYPQDADDVVAALDVLRELEVPVTARGAGTSVAGNSIGPGVVLDFTRHVNRVLDVDPEARTARIEPGVVMSALQQEAAPHGLRFGPDPSTQNRATLGGMIGNNACGPHAVAYGRTVDNVLALDVVDGHGRRFTAGKGDPTFADVPGLAELVRENLALIRTEFGRFGRQVSGYSLEHLLPENGSDLAKALVGTEGTLVTILEATVRLVPVPSKPTLVVLGYPDMPSAADDVPTFLNLSPLAVEGLDARLVDVVRRAKGDASVPPLPPGAGWLMVEVGGATPEEAMANAEAIVAASGSEATMILPAGPDATKMWQIRADGAGLAGRTPAGEQAWPGWEDSAVPPERLGDYLRDLDALMARYGVDGLPYGHFGDGCVHLRIDIPLEASGSVLRTFMLEAAELVAKYGGSLSGEHGDGRARSELLPVMYSPEAIALMERFKALFDPQDVMNPGVVVRPSAVDDDLRRPHAHPLLSKVGAPGTPGTSTAAPAKVTKISRRAGYQGFSFAHDHGDMTQAVHRCVGVGKCRADNSAAGGFMCPSYQATKDEKDVTRARARVLQEAVNGTLVGGLAAPEVRGSLDLCLSCKACSSDCPAGVDMAQYKSEVLYRTYRGKLRPVDHYSLGWLPIWARLATGMPRLANKLLGIRPLAKTVLWAGGMDTRRSMTTFAEVPFRTWWKRGGATQGVPGLRIGQRPGHPVRDERPKVVLWTDSFSDNMSPGVPQAAVKVLTAAGYDVVVPDEQACCGLTWISTGQLDGARKRLENLLSVLGPYAVNGIPIMGLEPSCTAVLRSDLVDLFPDDPRAQAVSAATRTLAELLTSVDTAPGRESGWRVPDLSDVTAVVQPHCHQHSVMGFAADERLLRDAGATIKVLAGCCGLAGNFGMQKGHYETSVAVAENALLPALRDAAPGDVYLADGFSCRTQADDLAGVQGKALVELLAERI, from the coding sequence CTGCGGACGGTCGTGCGCGGCGCGGTCGACTCCTCGACGCGGCGCCGCGCCGAGTACTCGACGGACGCGTCGAACTACCGCGTCGTGCCCGAGGCCGTGGTGTACCCGCAGGACGCGGACGACGTCGTCGCGGCGCTCGACGTGCTGCGCGAGCTCGAGGTCCCGGTCACGGCGCGCGGCGCCGGGACGTCGGTCGCGGGCAACTCGATCGGCCCGGGCGTGGTGCTCGACTTCACGCGGCACGTGAACCGCGTGCTCGACGTGGACCCGGAGGCGCGCACGGCCCGCATCGAGCCGGGCGTCGTCATGTCGGCGCTCCAGCAGGAGGCGGCGCCGCACGGCCTGCGGTTCGGGCCGGACCCGTCCACGCAGAACCGCGCGACGCTCGGCGGCATGATCGGCAACAACGCGTGCGGCCCGCACGCGGTCGCCTACGGCCGTACGGTCGACAACGTCCTCGCGCTCGACGTCGTCGACGGGCACGGCCGCCGCTTCACCGCGGGCAAGGGCGACCCGACGTTCGCCGACGTCCCGGGTCTCGCGGAGCTCGTCCGCGAGAACCTGGCGCTCATCCGGACGGAGTTCGGGCGGTTCGGGCGCCAGGTGTCGGGCTACTCGCTCGAGCACCTGCTCCCGGAGAACGGCTCGGACCTCGCCAAGGCGCTCGTCGGGACCGAGGGCACGCTCGTGACGATCCTCGAGGCCACGGTCCGCCTCGTTCCCGTGCCGTCCAAGCCGACGCTCGTCGTGCTGGGCTACCCGGACATGCCCTCCGCGGCCGACGACGTCCCGACCTTCCTGAACCTCAGCCCCCTCGCGGTCGAGGGCCTCGACGCGCGGCTCGTCGACGTCGTGCGCCGCGCCAAGGGCGACGCGTCCGTGCCGCCGCTGCCGCCGGGCGCGGGCTGGCTCATGGTCGAGGTCGGGGGCGCGACCCCCGAGGAGGCGATGGCGAACGCGGAGGCGATCGTCGCGGCGTCGGGCAGCGAGGCGACGATGATCCTGCCCGCGGGCCCCGACGCGACCAAGATGTGGCAGATCCGGGCCGACGGCGCGGGGCTGGCCGGGCGCACGCCCGCGGGCGAGCAGGCGTGGCCAGGCTGGGAGGACTCCGCCGTCCCGCCGGAGAGGCTGGGCGACTACCTGCGCGACCTCGACGCGCTCATGGCGCGCTACGGCGTCGACGGCCTGCCGTACGGGCACTTCGGCGACGGCTGCGTGCACCTGCGCATCGACATCCCGCTCGAGGCGTCGGGCTCCGTGCTGCGCACGTTCATGCTCGAGGCGGCCGAGCTCGTCGCGAAGTACGGCGGCTCGCTCTCGGGCGAGCACGGCGACGGCCGCGCGCGCTCGGAGCTCCTGCCGGTCATGTACAGCCCCGAGGCGATCGCGCTCATGGAGCGGTTCAAGGCGCTGTTCGACCCGCAGGACGTCATGAACCCGGGCGTCGTCGTGCGCCCGAGCGCGGTCGACGACGACCTGCGCCGCCCGCACGCGCACCCGCTGCTCTCGAAGGTCGGCGCACCGGGGACGCCCGGGACGAGCACTGCCGCACCCGCCAAGGTCACGAAGATCTCGCGCCGCGCCGGCTACCAGGGCTTCTCCTTCGCGCACGACCACGGCGACATGACCCAGGCCGTGCACCGCTGCGTCGGCGTCGGCAAGTGCCGCGCGGACAACAGCGCCGCGGGCGGGTTCATGTGCCCGTCGTACCAGGCGACCAAGGACGAGAAGGACGTCACGCGCGCCCGCGCCCGCGTGCTCCAGGAGGCGGTGAACGGCACGCTCGTCGGCGGGCTCGCGGCACCGGAGGTGCGCGGCTCGCTCGACCTGTGCCTGTCGTGCAAGGCGTGCTCGAGCGACTGCCCCGCGGGCGTCGACATGGCGCAGTACAAGTCCGAGGTGCTGTACCGCACCTACCGCGGCAAGTTGCGTCCGGTCGACCACTACTCGCTCGGCTGGCTCCCGATCTGGGCGCGGCTCGCGACGGGGATGCCGCGCCTGGCTAACAAGCTGCTCGGCATCCGCCCGCTCGCGAAGACGGTCCTCTGGGCGGGCGGCATGGACACGCGCCGCTCGATGACGACGTTCGCCGAGGTGCCCTTCCGCACGTGGTGGAAGCGCGGCGGCGCGACCCAAGGCGTCCCCGGGCTGCGCATCGGTCAGAGACCGGGCCACCCCGTGCGCGACGAGCGGCCCAAGGTCGTGCTGTGGACCGACTCGTTCAGCGACAACATGTCGCCGGGCGTTCCCCAGGCGGCCGTCAAGGTGCTCACCGCGGCCGGGTACGACGTCGTCGTCCCCGACGAGCAGGCGTGCTGCGGCCTCACGTGGATCAGCACGGGCCAGCTCGACGGCGCGCGCAAGCGCCTGGAGAACCTGCTGTCCGTGCTCGGCCCGTACGCCGTGAACGGCATCCCGATCATGGGCCTCGAGCCGTCGTGCACCGCGGTGCTGCGCTCCGACCTCGTCGACCTGTTCCCCGACGACCCGCGCGCCCAGGCCGTCTCCGCCGCGACGCGCACGCTCGCCGAGCTCCTCACGTCCGTGGACACCGCGCCCGGCCGCGAGTCCGGGTGGCGCGTGCCCGACCTGTCGGACGTGACCGCCGTCGTGCAGCCGCACTGCCACCAGCACTCGGTGATGGGCTTCGCCGCCGACGAGCGGCTGCTGCGCGACGCGGGCGCGACGATCAAGGTCCTCGCCGGCTGCTGCGGCCTCGCGGGCAACTTCGGCATGCAGAAGGGCCACTACGAGACGTCGGTCGCCGTCGCGGAGAACGCGCTGCTGCCCGCGCTGCGCGACGCCGCGCCGGGCGACGTGTACCTCGCGGACGGGTTCTCGTGCCGGACGCAGGCCGACGACCTCGCCGGCGTGCAGGGCAAGGCCCTCGTCGAGCTCCTCGCCGAACGGATCTGA